The DNA sequence ttaagtttaggcaatcagttgtgatggttaaggttagggtaaggctctaggaaatgcattacgcttatggatgccctcactaagatagaagtagaagattgtgtgtgtgtgtgtgtgtgtgtgtgtgtgtgtgtgtgtgtaaaggtgTGAGAGGGTAAGGGGGAGGAGAAACAGCCGGACATATAAATCATTATACATATCTGTTGAGCTTCACACATCTCACTGTTGCAGACCAGACAACACACACTTTCTCTCAGACGTTCTGACTTTCACATCAAAGTTCATTGATTTGAAAACTGGATACACATTTAACTGACTGCCGGGCCTGAAGAGGGGTCATGGATCCTATCGTGGAAGTAGTGGCTTTCGTTCTGGGGTTCACCGGTTGGGTGATGGTGGGGGTGGCCCTGCCAAACCGCTACTGGAGGACCTCCACCGTCGACGGCAACGTCATCACCACCTCCACCATCTATGAAAACCTGTGGATGTCCTGTGCCACGGATTCAACCGGGGTTCACAACTGCAGGGAGTTCCCATCGCTGCTTGCCTTGAGTGGTATGTCGAGAGAAAACCCATTTAAATCCACCTTTTTTTCATACTGGATCTACAAAATATCATCGATATCACTTCATCTTCCAATGTTTATGCTGCTTTGTTGTGCAAAAAAGGATCAAATGATGAGAAGTGCAGGGTAAAAGCTCCCTTTGTTCCATTTTATGTGCTTATAGTGAGACAAAATCTCAAGCAGTCATCAGAGTTCCACAAATGAGTCCGTAATATCATGAAAAAATGGCCTGGCTGTCTGTCTCCAGGTTACATCCAGGCGTCTCGTGCTTTGATGATCACATCTGTGGTGTGTGGCACCTTCGGACTGGTGGCGACCCTCGTAGGAATGCAGTGTTCAAAAGCAGGAGGGGAAAACTACGTTCTCAAAGGGAGGATTGCAGGCACCGGTGGAGTC is a window from the Acanthochromis polyacanthus isolate Apoly-LR-REF ecotype Palm Island chromosome 23, KAUST_Apoly_ChrSc, whole genome shotgun sequence genome containing:
- the cldn15a gene encoding claudin-15a, which encodes MDPIVEVVAFVLGFTGWVMVGVALPNRYWRTSTVDGNVITTSTIYENLWMSCATDSTGVHNCREFPSLLALSGYIQASRALMITSVVCGTFGLVATLVGMQCSKAGGENYVLKGRIAGTGGVFFILQGLCTMVSVSWYAFNITQDFFDPFYPGIKYEIGEGLYIGWCSAVLALFGGICLTCSCKLGSREKFPMPYQSRGTVYSGAAPTRSVAASTYGRNAYV